In Myripristis murdjan chromosome 5, fMyrMur1.1, whole genome shotgun sequence, the genomic stretch GAAtctagaaaaaagaaagaaagaaagaaagaaagaaatagattGAATAGCCTATAAAACTTTATGGCAATATGCTTTCTCTACATCTGTGGTGTATCTATTGGCtgctcaaaaaaacaaacaaacaaacaaacaaaaaaacaaaaaaaacatgtagtgGTGTGCTGACAGAGAAAAGCATACTGAAGATAATCCAGATCAACTCAGGTTCACACCACTTTAATCCGGACTGAAACTTGGTCTCAGTTGGAACCGTGTGTGAattcacatttaatttcagaGCCCAACATTTGTACAGTCCTCTCTGACTCTTTGACCTCTCTCGCTTCGCAGAGCCAGAGAAACTTGCTCGGCTGTAACGGGATAATTGATGAGTtttgagagagaggagtggaggggaCGATGTGGAAGCCGGTGGTGTTGGGTTTCATTTCCCGGGTGGGGACACTTTAGTTTGGTTTTGGTTCGGCGCTGCTGCCTAACGTGGCGCTGTATGTCCGCGCAGCGTCCAGATCCCAGGTCCGGCTGTTGTCGCGGATGGATAAACAAgagttgttgtgtttctgtcaggGCCGTCTGCCAGGTGCAAAGCTCCCCAGCCTCCACACTTGAGCCTCACTATCacacttaacttttttttctttctttctctttctttctttttctttttcttttctttcttttttttttttttttaaacatgaagcCCGAGAGAGACGACGTGATTTTTcaagctctgctgctcatccacaGTAAGTCGTCTATTGTTTTGTTACCATAGGCTGATGTTATGAAATTGTACGTGCGTGCGTGAGCGCTTGGGCAGTGCGAGGAATAATAAACGCTACTAATAATACCATCACCTCTGCAATAGAAATAACAATAGTACTACAGCACCATAACAGTACTACTTtaacaataatagtagtagttgttaGGTctgcacgatatggacaaaatttcatacctccATATTTATGGCAAATATCCCGATAGTGATACAATACACGATATGACTGTGGGATTACATTTATATTGATTTTTAAGTattgcaacagtgaaaattaagcatttaaaaaaaaaaaaaaaaaagatagtaaataataccaaatggatgtagaaaatacagttacttcacaaagtgttttattgatcagaacagaccaatcactgtcttaggCTAAACCTAACTCTAAATTTAATATTGTCCATAtggttgccttttgagataatAATATCTGGCATGCTCTTATTTAAGTAACGATACAATAACAATGTTGTTTAACCCTAGTAGTAGTTGCTGTTGTCATAGTAGAAGCAGCAGAAATAGCCTCCAGTTAACAGTACTACTATTTACTGTTATGAGTACTAATGGTACTATTACTACTTTGACTACCACTATTAGTACTACTACCATCATCACTACTAGCAGTGCCATTACAACAACTAgcactactacttctacttctactactgctgctactgaactactactgctactattgaatgaagaaataaaatctGATCTGAATTTGTAATACTACAACTAATGTGTGCCATTGCTAAATTGCTACAAGGCCTACCAGtgctactaccattactactacaactaatacTGCTATAATTAAAACCATGAGTACTTTGACTACTACCACTATGAGCATCATCCTCAGTTTCCCTGAGAGTGTGATTTGGATTTGTCAAAACATTTGGTTCCAGGTATTTTATTTGGTTACTATTACTTTTTCATTTGAGAGGCCAAGCCTCAGAATGCATCactgtgacagtgaaataatgggtgaaaacaaaataagctTGATGAAGTGGAAAAGCAGCAATAAGAGAATATCTGAGTACAGTGGAGCCAAAATGACTGtattctctgtctctgtctttgtctccacCTCACCTTCActctcatacacaaacacattccagTTGACTGAGTTTCAATGAGTAACTGTCTAATTTCTTAGGACAGCTTAGTCCAATTATTCACTTTGCAgcacactgtggaaaaaaaaaaaacacatcataagACAAATACTAGTGAAAGTGCAGACGTTTCAGTATTTCTTGTCTTTATATCTTCCTGATAtatcgatttttttttacaggttaaGTAAAGTGGGCTGAggtaaaaatctgtttttgatgCATTAGCTCTCACAAGAGAATGTATTTGGACACATCAAATAACTGTAGCAATTAATAGAGTTGATGTTCCATGAAATACCCTGGCTGTACAACTTGTTTGTGATTTTAACTGTTTACCCAACTTACCCAAGTCtccaggagaaccaatcatacGGCTGTAGCTCTACAGTTCCCACACATGCCATCACATACTGACCTTAGattatttaaatttacattGTTTAATCCATAACCTGAATTTAGGAGTTCAGTCCACAACAACTGAGGTGTGCACAATTTGCAAGTCAAAAACGGCCTTACCAGCATATATGTAGTATTTTACAGCAAGCTGACTGTGTCTGTTTAAGTGATtatctctctcatttttttgctgtttctatTTCAGTTCCTGTGGCCTGCCTCTTCACTGCAGGTGTGTTCTCTCActtcatgtgaatgtgtgttagtgtgtgtgtgtgtgtgtgtgtgtgtgtgtgtgtgtgtgtgtgtgtgtgtgtgtgtgtgtgtgtgtgtgcgtgtgtgtgtgcatgtgcgtgcattgGGGATTTTGAGAATACAGAATGTTTCCCATGAAATGGATGCACAATGTATAAACCcgttccctccctccccatctGTTCTGCAGTGTCAGCCcagtctgacagcagcagcagtgtagtGGTGGCAGGTTACAATGTTAGCGCCCCTGCTGGGTCAAGCgtggtgctgcagtgtgtgagcgGTCGCATGGTGTGGACCAGGGACAGACtgaaggacagacagagggtGGTGCACTGGGATCTGTACCGGGCCCGTCCAGACTACGCCATGGAGAGGGTGGCAGACATGTTCTCTGCAGGAGACCAGAGGATCTATAACTCGTACAACCAGGGCAGAGTCAGCCTCAGCCAGTCAGCCTTCAAGGATGGAAACTTCTCCCTGGTCATCAGAGGTAAAGGGAAGAGGTTTGAAGACTGGGGCTATTTGTGAATTGGGCTCAGTACAAATTGCATTGCTTCTCCAGATTGTAATGGAGTGGTGCATATAAGAGCTTCTCTCGTTTGCTATAAGTTCTAAATATGATTATCACAACCTTGATTTTATACTatgcatatacactactcacaaaaagttagggatatttggcttttgggtgaaatttatgaaaaatgtaaaatgttcacactacagtgatattatatcatgaaagtagggcatttaagtagaagcatacactggtgatttcctcatctcaaacaatttcttgaaacaaaagccaacaacagtggtggatataccacaacaaaaaatgtcagtgtcaataacttgtcatgtgcccttgagtatcaattacagcttgacaacgacgtctcatgctgttcacaagtcgagtcattgtctgctgaggcatggcatcccactcttcttgaagggcggccctcaggacattgaggttctggggtacagagctccgagcctctacacggcgactcagctgatcccataggttttctatgggattcaggtctgagaaagtgcaggccactccatttgaggtaccccagtctccagcagccgttccctaatgatacgacctcgatgagctggagcatcaaacacctgatgtgaattttgccgttaaactccttgttagagaacagcaacttgtgcaaaaagtactgaaacattgaacagttggacatgtgcattcaaaagtttacagaaggtcacattaagttcacctgtaaaggttataatgcattttaggttcatcctgaaatttcacccgaaagccgaatatccctaactttttgtgagtagtgtatattacacatatattcatgtttgaagtttttctgtctttgtgggATGATAGATGTGACCATGAATGACCGCGGCCTGTACTCCTGTAACCTCCACCATCACTACTGCCACCTGTATGAGACAGTCAGAGTACAGCTCAATGTCACCAGATCACGTAAGTATTTTTCATATCAGCAGGTAAACAGAGTTCAGCACAAAGTAACACATTAGCACAGTACCTGTGACTGCCATTTTGAGTCTTTAACCCACAGTAATTTTAATGTTAAACTCCATTTATGTCGGCATAGTTTTAATGTTACATTATGTGTGTCAGGCCGTAAGGAACAGCGGTTCTGGGATGGACAAAAGGCGGTGTATGTGGTGCTGCAGGGCAGCACAGTGGTACTGCCATGCGTCAACCGACGGAGTGTGTGGACAGACGGgagcagtgaggaggagcagcaggtgtgtgtgtgcgtgtgtgtgtgtgtgtgtcctcctgtATAACCTAGTTCTTCACATGGTCATTTATCTTGCTCTGACTTTAGTAGTCTTGCAGGATGTTTACAAAGGAAATGTAAGTCAGAGTCTAAATCTTCCTCTGCCTTGTTGACATCAAGGTAGTGCACTGGGACCGTCAGGCGCCGGGGATCCGCCATGACCGCGCCGATCGGCTCGTGGATTTGTACGCCTCAGGGGAGCAGCGCAGCTATGGACCCCTGTTCCTCCAGAGGAAGATGAACATCAGCAATCAAGCTTTCTCACAGGGAGACTTCTCACTGGCCATATCTGATCTACAGGTGTGTGTAAAGGATCAACTGCTACCATTTTTCCAGTACTGATACAGATTATGAAACTTTAACTATCGACCAATCCAATCCATTACTTTCAGCGGACAGTGTAGTTTTGGACGGTTAGTTTGGggtcactgggcaaaataagtgatgtaacatttttccaaaaaaagagacaatcaGGATGATGTGTTCTGCTCGGGTAAGGCGTAcaatttaattcagttcagtaCAATTTAATTGAACACCAAGTTACAATTGCAACATTCACCTGTAATTTAAGCAGAAAACAGAGTGGCCCAACAAAATACTAATTTCAGTTTAGAGAAACTGTGTGAAATGTCCTGTTGTTACAGTAAATATAATGGTGTGGTTATGTGCGCTTGTTTTGATTTACGGTCCTGTACATATGGCAGAAACCTAACGTTGTACAGTATTTAAACATAACAGACTGAGGCAACATTAGAATAACAACACTGAGATACAGAGTGAGAAATCAGGTTATCTTGATGCTGTCAATTCTAAAAACACTGGTTTTGGtattatttacacaatgtttgTATTCACTTGGTAGCTAAGTGTTGATTCTGGTGACATCCATTTTGTAGTGTATATTTTGAATTGTATGCATTCGACTCTCAGCCAACAGACCAGGGCCTCTACTCCtgccacctccaccaccactactGTGGCCTCCATGAGAGAAGAGAGTTCCAGCTTACTGTAGGACCACCGCAGCCTCAGACCACCGTGCCGCCCAAAGCTCTGCCCTCTGAAGAcaaaggtaacacacacacacacaaatcctcaAACACTCATAAACAGACTAGCATCTTTACTCATGATCCCAACCCTATAAGACTCATACACCCTCTGGCTTCTCTCTCACTGCTCTGTCTTCCATGTCAGCATGAGCGTCTTAGCAGAGGATGTTTTGTGACTTAGTCTGTGGGTTTCAAACTATCATGTGTACCGTAAGGAGAAAAATcccatctgtttttttcatttgcccCCGCCCGCCACCACCCCCTCTTGTCCTGTCCTCAAACATCCTTGGTGTTTCTCATCTCTGCCTCAAAACTCTCCAAACACCAGAGCAGTAGaagaagagatgagaggagcaTGGAAGAAACCCCGGGTCTCGCTGAACGACTGTTTGCTTTATGAGCACTTTTTCGTGCATTGTCAGCATGTCTGAAGCCAGACCTCTAAAACCTGACCACACAGCTTTTGCCACCCACatccccctccccaccacccaGCCCTTTTAAACCTCACCCTCATCGCCTATCACCCTCTCTTCAACCAGCCTCTCTCCAGTATCCCCTGGCACGCACCTCGGTGCCACAGCTCTTTCATCCCCGTTGAATCACTAGACACATACTCTTTTTTATtgcttgtgttgtgtgttgtgtgtaggtctgctctctgtgtgcattCGTATGTGCGTGCCAGGGTTTAATCTGAAggcctgtttttgtgtttagcGCAATAACCAGTCCCCTCCTTGGTCTACATACCACATTCCATACCACATTTGCCtcttgttttgctctctttctcccataCTTTTTCGTCACTGTCTTCAACGCACATTTCTCGCTCCTTTTGCTCTCGTCTAAAAAGTTACAACAGCacaatggagagagggaaggagcaAAAGGAGAGCAGACAGAAGAGTGGATTGGCATATGGTGTGACAGGCCACCTCAAATTCTTGAGGAATGAGAGaaattttggtgtgtgtgtctgtttttcactGCGTCGCTGAGGCAAAGCCGATAATGACTGATGTATAAATGTGGGAAAATCATTAACAGTGGttaagaaatgagaaatgcCTGTGGCCAAgtccatgtgtgcatatgtgtgtgagagcgagagagagtgtgtgtctttgcatgcCAAGACTGATCTAATCTCAGTGGAATCTCTCAGATACAGTTGGTAGACTGCAGACCAGCTCTGCCCACACAATTAATCCCTCTCTCCACGAGCCCCAATAATACAGTAGGACTGCACCATGGGGATTATGCTGTTAAGAAACAACATGCCTTATCTGCCTGATAACACTGATACGtctcttgtttgtttaattttcataattttgtaGTCTTTCTTTCCCTGTGTGCTGTCAAACACTGATAGTCTACTGCaacattttgtcttattttagtCCTTTTatctgctcttttttgttttgccctATCTGGCCTCGCTCCCCTCTGatcttgtctgtctgcctggccTGTTGACTTTGGCTTGCACAGGACATTCTTGAGAAGTTGCAGGACTTTTTCAATCTTTCTTCACCCCAGCTTCTaccctcctctctgttttttttcctcccttttccctcTGAAGATCTCGCATGCCTAggtgtgtttattttcctcatgttcttttcaGTTGCCTCTTTCCGTTCGCTTTTCCATGCCCTTTCTTTTGCCTTTCCTTATAAAAAAGAGTAGCTCCTCGGTTGTTTATGGACAAGAACAGGAAGCGTGCTTCATGCTTCAGCTGTACAGCAGCTGGCCGGAAAGAGGGCAAAGACAGTCTGAGAGGTAGACTTAGAGGGAGAGCAGAAGGGATGCACTTGGACATtttggagacagagagatacacagagagagagagagagagagagagagagagagagacagagagagagacagagagagagagacagaagtagatggacagaaagaaagaaagaaagaaagaaagaagggggcGAGGAGTCAGCTGTTGAAAATAGGGAATAAGAGATGTAGgtcacccctccctccttctcattAGACTCATTTTTCAGAGCAGTTTGGGCAGGGAGAGGATGGAGCAGCCAGTCTAAACACAAACACCCATGTTCCCATAGGGCAGAGGCGTGAGTCAGGCAAAAGGGGCTTGGAGCAAAACAAAAGGATCATAGTGTTTGTAATCTTAATGAACATGCTGTTTTGATGTACATTGCAGACATGGGCCTGTGTAAGCGTTGCCTTTTTGGGTTGTGCATATGAGAGCATGTGCTGGGGACTGTTCAGGCTCAGGCTTTCAACTGGGTCTGTGTGTTAGCTTAGTTTTGTGAGGCAGGCCTCTGGAGGAACATCTCACAGTCCCCCTCCTCTCCGTTGGTTGTCCTCCTACTTTCCACCCTGCTCTGTCCTTCCTTtactcctcttcttctcttcccctcaattcttttttctgtgttttactgcCAGGAAAAGTAAATCACAGCATGACTTAAAGTCTGGATCTCATTCTGGCTCAAATACGTGGAATCTGTACTCCACAGCTGCTTCTTGccttgcacatttttaatgaagcaAAATGAAACCAGGCTTCCCTGCCCCTTCGGTTCACAGCACTCAGCAGAACCGCACATGCGGCttaatgctgattggctgattattTCCCACTACTGTGAAAACGTGTTAAGCATTTTTTTACAACCAGGAAATTACATGTAACAGGATGTcatcacatgaaaaaataaatattagaaTAATACAGACATTAACAAGATGCTAGAGCTTAGGTGGCgttacacacatggacacacacattctcagacaggcacacacatgcatagacacatacacacacacatacacacatgcaaacactcatacacacagacaccacaggATTTTCTTGGCCTTAGAGAGTAATCTCCATTTGCCAGTGATAGCATATGTTAATCCAGCAGCATTACACTTACACTGTCTGCCACCATAAACACACTTTAAACACAAACCGCTGAATCCTCTGGAAACCACGTCAAGATTACACTGAGCACAGGATCGCACAAGGAGTAACATGGAAAGTTTATGTTAGTGTCCTCAGTGTCAAGGAATGTTCTAAAGCAGAGTCAGGAAAGTCAGAAAGTGATAATATGCAAACTGACATTCTTGTCTGTCCTTTGTTGTTGGCCACACATCAAATCAAATGGTAAAGAAGCAGAGCACCCCCTGCTGTCCTCCTTCTTTTTCCACACAAATCTATCAACCATTATATCAAATACCAGAAAGTCAGGCTGGGTGCTGCAAAAACAACCTGCCTACAAAGTTAAAAATCACTTTAATAAAGGCATAAAAGGCAGTATATAGTCAGTATGTACACAGAGGCATATAAAGGGAGTTGCATTTTAAAAGGTTTTGAGACTACATGAGTATATATGAGTCTTGTGAGAACCACTCAACGAATCATGTTAAAGTGAAAGAGGATAAGGTATCAGATGAAGAGTGGACAGATACGCGTTTAATACTGTCTACTTCCAGCAGGTCATGACTTTTTGAAGGGGTTTTCGCAACCCCCAAAGTGTGGAAAACAAATGGCCAAGCAGGAATTCAGTGTGATTGGCAGggtgtgtaaaaataaaagttattaTTGGGATGGACATTGGCTGCTCTTATCTTTCACTATATTGGAGAAATAGTCCAGATACTATTTCTGGTTTAGGATAAATACCTTTGTAAGAGTCTCCTAGTGGACAGTGAAAGAGCTGTAACACATCAGCGGCCACAGAAAAAGCCTCCAGTCTCTTAAGACTGAACGGGTGAAGATTATAAATGGAATTTATTGCATGGAGGGGCTTGCCTTTTCTTTAAGACTGCAAAGTGAAAAgtgtatataataaataatgggCAAAATGGATTGGCTCTGTGTACTCAAGAGGTATGTTTATTAACCCATTAAGTACATCTAATGTGTGCCAAGACTGGCCTTGTTTATCAAAACTGTAATACCCTTGATGACACATTGTTATATATCCAAATAAATCCAGttttgtaaagaaaaagaaaaaaaaaaaaagaaagaaagaaacagactgAGTcataaggaaagaaaaggatgaAGAGGAATGACAAATGCTGACTCCTCTAATCTGTGTGTTACTCAGACACCACAAAGGCTGAGTCGCCACGAGTCATCAACGTCATTCTGCCTGATCAGAGGCATCACTTTCTGCTGCCGCTGGGCTACGTCTTGACCTCCTTCCTGCTCCTGgccttcatcatcctcatcatcattctGATCACACGTCGGCGCCGAACCAAAGGTCAGAGCTATGGGTGATACTGCTGAATGGACGCTGAATGGATGTGAGCTGTCTCTTTCTTAACTTcatcttgttttcttgtgtttcagaGTTTTATCCGCAGACGTCTATAAGGTgaacactgtgcacacacacacagacctgcaaacacactcaaacacacacaaacacatgctcatATCTCGCTCTCTTTGTGTGATAGGTCTATCAGaagtcacagcagctctgatgaGTTTGAGATGGATGTGACTGAGGAGAAGGCCTGCGCACAGGAGGCGAGAGCATTTGGTGAGTCAGAGGAAGGAGTGTGTGAGACACAAAAGTGTGCTTCttctgtatgtgtatttgtaaaaCACTTTCTCCTGTTTAATTTAGACTACAAGAACAACCTACTGAAAGAGAAGGTCCAGATGAACACTCTACCAAAAGTTATTGATCTTGAcaaaggtaacacacacacacaaacacacacaaagtcagccAGCATTTGCTTATATCACATTTTAATTCTTCTTACCCTCCATTTACTTTTGTTTCTTGCAGAGATGGAGAAATTTTGGAAGTGAGagtatgacagagagagagaaagagagagagagatggagtcaCTGGCTGGTCCAGAGGCTGCGCTCCAAACCAAACACCTCCACATTTTCCTCTGTTCTAGTGGGAgaagccacagagagagagagagagagagacaggcagagactgtcatctccctcccttcttctcagACAAATAAAGTATTGTAATGAAATGCAGAGAAATGCTCCAAGACAACTCACAGTATGAGGCCTCAGATTTTCAAACTGTCAGtattacatacacaaacaaaaacggTTTTCATATTGTTAATTTTCAagctacagtaaaaaaaaagatggcacaAGACCATTGTGTGTAGCACAACAGCACCACCTAGTGGGGCGTCCTAACTAAGCCAGGACTCAATTTGAGGACAGCCCCACTTTAGCTCCATGTGTTGAATAAATGGTCTGCAAGTCAGTTTTTAACGCAGTTAAACTCTTATAATGAATTGCACACACATCCCATTGTTGATTgcacacagtttgtttttttcatcacccACAGATGATAAAACTGGCTGCATTCCAGTTTAATAAACTGTcagatttgtttcatttttttttttttttttaactttatgtgTTTGCTCATGTATTCCGTCTTAGTTTGACTGATCAGTACTGAGGCACCTCATTGATCATATCCATGTCTATTGCACAGCAAAGTATACTCAAATCTGCTTACTGTAAGCTATGGCTAACTGTATGCCAACTGCAAAATGAAGCAATGTATGtgaagatgttttattttgatgcacATAATGaaccatatatatttttttgtgtagattttttttttttattttacaggtaTTAAAGTTTGcttgaaaattaatttttgttATGCCATTACACTGCAAGAATGTATACATGGACAAGCCTGTATACAGAAACAAGCTTATGAATATTATAAACATCATTACTTGTCAGTCGAAATGGACAAGAGACTTGTTTGGTAACAATACAATAATTTACATAtgataaaatgtaaaagaatGACTATACATCTGTTTAGAGGCCATGCTAGTTTTATGACTAAGGGAAAAATTGTAGCTATTTAAAACTAATCACCTAAATTTTTAAACGTCCTGACATGGCCTAGAGTAGAACAACTATCGAGCAGAGATATGACACGGCAGGATGTGTTGATGTGAAACAATGTAAATACTTAATTTGGCTATATTTTTATACCAACATTTTGGCTTAATAACAGCTCAAGATGACTGTTATTGTTCTACCCCTGAAAATGGTAAAACTGTGCATTCGCAGCATCACTCCCAATCAAAACTGTAACGGGGGCAAAGACCAGCAATGCCATAGGCACAGTGGCAGGCAGATACAGAAGATCGACACTGTGTGTGTAGCTAAGTGCACAGACTGTTGTGAATGTAATTCATTTCAATATATCTGATAGGAACTTTATTCTTTAGCTACCTAACTGTTGCTGCTTtcatttccccccccccccccccccccccccccccccccatttcGGTTGCCAATGCATGCTTTAGTGTCAAGTGTTTTCACCTGCACCGCATGATCTTCCATCTTCAGCAGCCTACTTTTGTATCTTTATTGGTTATGCTATAAAAATGAATCTCTCAAATAAATTGAAATCTTAAATCTGGTCAATTAAGTAGTTcaaagtgcagaaacaccacaatgTAGGAATGAAGAAAACTTCCAAGGTATTAAGCAGAAGAGACCTGGGTGTTATATGTAACATATGTACACATCATTATTGGTTTGTCTGTCACTGAcgtttgtgttttcatgttgtacCCATACCTGGTAGAAGCACTGCTGTGAGTAAAAATTGTAGTACCTTATCCTTTCATGTGTTCACTCCACTAAAGGACAGGTGATTGTTAAATACTACTTATGTTGGTAGTGAATTTCAATATCTATTTCAATAACAGACAATACCACCTGAGGACAATTAGATCATAGTTCATTTATTCAAGCCGTTGTGTCACAAACAGTCCCTGAATTCAAGACGAATGGCTTTTTACACActttaagtttgttttgtataCATTT encodes the following:
- the mxra8a gene encoding matrix remodeling-associated protein 8a translates to MKPERDDVIFQALLLIHIPVACLFTAVSAQSDSSSSVVVAGYNVSAPAGSSVVLQCVSGRMVWTRDRLKDRQRVVHWDLYRARPDYAMERVADMFSAGDQRIYNSYNQGRVSLSQSAFKDGNFSLVIRDVTMNDRGLYSCNLHHHYCHLYETVRVQLNVTRSRRKEQRFWDGQKAVYVVLQGSTVVLPCVNRRSVWTDGSSEEEQQVVHWDRQAPGIRHDRADRLVDLYASGEQRSYGPLFLQRKMNISNQAFSQGDFSLAISDLQPTDQGLYSCHLHHHYCGLHERREFQLTVGPPQPQTTVPPKALPSEDKDTTKAESPRVINVILPDQRHHFLLPLGYVLTSFLLLAFIILIIILITRRRRTKEFYPQTSIRSIRSHSSSDEFEMDVTEEKACAQEARAFDYKNNLLKEKVQMNTLPKVIDLDKEMEKFWK